The nucleotide sequence GAGTcacagggatgggatttggggtggatatTCCACAGGGATGGGATATGGGGTAGATATTCCACAGGGATGGGATATGGGGTAGATATTCCAGCAGGAATGGGATTTAAGGTGGATATTCcacagggatgggatttggggtggatatTCCAGTGGGAacgggatttggggtgaatatTCCAAGGAAAAGGAGGATTCCCATGCTAAACTTTGCATTATAATGATTGTGGCCATTtttcagctggacaggggattttggggcagggtttgggagaggaataaatcccaaaatcccagaatgggGAAGGCTGGAAGGCCCCATGGTGGGTCCTGAAGGCtgaaaattggatttttttacgATTAGGGGGATTTTAATGGGAAATAAACCCTGGGAACTCCGAGGCTGGGCTCTGTGACCTCACACCAAGGCTCCAGCAAGGACACAGAAATCCCCAAAAGCCCAAATCCCGTCATTCCCTGTGGGAATGCTCTGTAAACAGCGGATCCTGTGCTTCCATCCTGGAATGCTcggctgtgaggagccctcgagggacagaaaacaaaaacaacaataaagACAAGGATGGGCGGGGCAGGCCGTGTATCCACGACAATCCCAGAAAAACGCTCGGAACAATGGGAATGGCTCCCGGATGGATCCTTGGCTGCAGCTTCCAAAGGCGCCGCAGCTCTTCTGCCAAACAGACCCAAACCAGGGCCAGGCCTGTTTGAATCCCAAAATCCACGCTGTGGCCAGTGACTCCCCATGGAGCTGCAAAAAGcctttttgggattttgggattcaAGATCTTCCTGGATAtccagcagggagagagaatgAAATTAAGGATGGGAGGAGGGAGGTGCAGGATGGGGTTGTTTTCCGTGGGGTGGGATGCACCGAGAGGTCCCTCCTGCCTTGCAGAGAGCACGGAAGCGCCGGCCAGCATTGGAATTCCGGAGGAAAACCCGGCTCTGTCCCGTTCCTGCATCCCCTTCATCTCCAGCCAGGCAGCGCAAACATTCCTGGTGTCCGGCCCCACGGTGGAACTCATCCCAAGGAAAAGAGACGGGAAAACAGCGTGGGAAACACCAGCACAGCACAAGCAGGGCGGTGACACcgaggtggcactgaggggacagccCTAGGTGAGGGTGTTGGAGTAGAAGCTGAAGCTCTCAGAGACTGTCTTGGAGTCGCTGCGGGAGGAGCCGTTGGAGGTCATGTCCAGGGAGAGCCGCTCGGCCCGGCCGGGCTCGTCCGGCTCCTCGTCGGCCGCGCAGAGTGCCGAAGCCACGGTGGCGGTGTCCATGCGGCTGAGCTTGGACACGGAGCTGTGCGTGTGCAGGAAGCGCGCCGAGcgcagctccagcccctcgtACTCGCCGGCGCTGACCCACGGGCACCACCGGAAGGCGTGCTTGAATCCCACCCGGAACCTGGCCACAGGGGTGGCATGGACACGGGCATGGATGGGGCCAAaggaatgggatggagatggcCAAAGGAATGAGGAAAGACATGGATGTGCCCAAAGGAGTGGGATGGATGTGGCCAAAGGAGTGGGAAGAGATATGGACATGGCCAAAGGAAGGGGGAAACAAAGCTGAGCTTTTCTAAACATGACAAAATTTCCATCTTTCACTGAGGGTCGGAAAAACCCCCTGAGAAATGGAAAAACCCCCTGTAAACCCCAGTTCCTAATTGGGGCTGTTTCAGTTGATGTTTGCCCTCAAAATCCACAGGGATTAGGAAAGACTCCAGGTAAGAATTGTGCCACCCCCACCTCCACTGGAAGTGGCAGAGGGCGAGACAGaaccatcccaaaaaatccccatccACCCTCTCCTCCGGGACCCTGCTGCGCGTTGCCGAGCTCGGCGGTGCTCCCACCTGTCGTTGAGGCAGCAGTAGATGATGGGGTTGTACATGGTGGAGCTCATGGCCAGCCACATGATGGCCAGGTAGACCTGCTGGATGAAGCTCTGCAGGTACCACTGGGGCCGCAGGTACTGCAGCGTGAAGTAGACGTGGTAGGGCAGCCAGCAGAGCGCGAAGGTGCACACCACCATGATCATCATCTTCACCACCTGCCACGGGAGAGGGCGATCCTGCAGCCATTCCACCCTCTGGAATGGCCTTTCCAACTGGGAACCCGTGGTCAACATCCCAGCTGAACCACACCTGTGGAGGAAGTGTCCTAAACCCATCCATCAGTCATTCCACCCTCGGGAATAGCCCTTCCAACTGGGAATGTGCAGTCAGCATCTTTAGTGGAGGAGATGTCCACAGGACTCTGCTCCATCTTCATCCCATCCATTGGTCATTCCAGCCTTTTTTTGGCCTTGGAGACCTTTCCAACCAGGAACATCTCGGCTGAGCCACTTTGGTGTCAGGACATCTCCTAAACCCATCCACCAAGTCCTCACCTGCTCCATAATGAAGGGTTTGGAGCTGGGACTGGCCAGGAACTCTGGATCCAGTCTTTCCTGGAATTTCTCACCTTGTGAAGGTTGGCCAGGAATTCTGGATCCATCCCCTCCCAGAATTCCTCACCTTGTGGAGATTGGGCATGGATTATGGATCCATCCCCTCCCGGAATTCCTCACCTTCCTCTTGGCCGACACCTGCTCGTGGTAGCGGTCGGAGGAGTCTCCGGGGATGGCGCTGGCCCAGAGCGTGCGGCCGACGGCGGCGTAGGCGCAGCCGATCACCAGCAGCGGCAGCAGGTACAGCAGCACGGTCATGGAAAAGTGGTAcctggaaaaaatgggataatCCCTGAGGATCCATCAGGATGGACATGGGAAAATGGTGGGACCTTGAAAAATCCCTGAGGATCCGGCAGGATGGACATGGAAAAGTGGTACctggaaaaaatggggtaaTTCCT is from Taeniopygia guttata chromosome 22, bTaeGut7.mat, whole genome shotgun sequence and encodes:
- the TACR1 gene encoding substance-P receptor; translation: MDESPPLAAELELEPLNASLNESWANPFVQPPWQVALWAVAYALIVVVAVVGNAVVMWIILAHKRMRTVTNYFLVNLAFAEASMAALNTVVNFSYAVHNEWYFGPAYCRFHNFFPIAAVFASIYSMTAIALDRYMAIIHPLRPRLSAAATKALIGLIWLLALLLAFPQGYFSVTAELPGRLVCLVEWPEPGGAMSGKTYHFSMTVLLYLLPLLVIGCAYAAVGRTLWASAIPGDSSDRYHEQVSAKRKVVKMMIMVVCTFALCWLPYHVYFTLQYLRPQWYLQSFIQQVYLAIMWLAMSSTMYNPIIYCCLNDRFRVGFKHAFRWCPWVSAGEYEGLELRSARFLHTHSSVSKLSRMDTATVASALCAADEEPDEPGRAERLSLDMTSNGSSRSDSKTVSESFSFYSNTLT